A DNA window from Canis lupus familiaris isolate Mischka breed German Shepherd chromosome 10, alternate assembly UU_Cfam_GSD_1.0, whole genome shotgun sequence contains the following coding sequences:
- the FRS2 gene encoding fibroblast growth factor receptor substrate 2 isoform X2, whose amino-acid sequence MELTDTELILYTRKRDSVKWHYLCLRRYGYDSNLFSFESGRRCQTGQGIFAFKCARAEELFNMLQEIMQNNSINVVEEPVVERNNHQTELEVPRTPRTPTTPGFAAQNLPNGYPRYPSFGDASSHPSSRHPSVGSARLPSVGEESTHPLLVAEEQVHTYVNTTGVQEERKNRTSVHVPLEARISNAESNTPKEEPSSIEDRDPQILLEPEGVKFVLGPTPVQKQLMEKEKLEQLGRDQVSGSGANSTEWDTGYDSDERRDAPSVNKLVYENINGLSIPSASGVRRGRLTSSSTSDTQNINNSAQRRTALLNYENLPSLPPVWEARKLSRDEDDNLGPKTPSLNGYHNNLDPMHNYVNTENVTVPASAHKIEYSRRRDCTPTVFNFDIRRPSLEHRQLNYIQVDLEGGSDSDNPQTPKTPTTPLPQTPTRRTELYAVIDIERTAAMSNLQKALPRDDGTSRKTRHNSTDLPM is encoded by the exons ATGGAACTTACAGACACAGAACTGATTTTATACACTCGCAAACGTGACTCGGTAAAATGGCACTACCTCTGCCTGCGACGCTATGGCTATGAttcaaatctcttttcttttgaaagtggCCGGAGATGTCAAACTGGACAAG GAATCTTTGCCTTTAAGTGTGCCCGTGCAGAAGAATTATTTAACATGTTGCAAGAGATTATGCAAAATAATAGTATAAATGTGGTGGAAGAGCCAGTTGTAGAAAGGAATAATCATCAGACAGAATTGGAAGTCCCCAGAACACCTCGAACACCTACAA CTCCAGGGTTTGCTGCTCAGAATTTACCTAATGGATATCCCCGATATCCCTCATTTGGAGATGCTTCATCCCATCCCTCAAGCAGACATCCTTCTGTGGGAAGTGCACGCCTGCCTTCAGTAGGTGAAGAATCTACACATCCTTTGCTTGTAGCGGAGGAGCAA gtACATACCTATGTCAACACTACAGGAGTGCAAGAAGAGCGGAAAAACCGCACAAGTGTGCATGTCCCATTGGAGGCGAGGATTTCTAATGCTGAAAGCAACACACCAAAAGAAGAACCAAGTAGTATTGAGGACAGGGACCCTCAGATTCTTCTTGAACCCGAAGGAGTCAAATTTGTCTTAGGACCAACCCCTGTTCAAAAGCAGTtgatggaaaaagagaaactggAGCAACTTGGAAGAGACCAAGTCAGTGGAAGCGGTGCCAATAGCACAGAATGGGACACTGGATATGACAGTGATGAGCGAAGAGATGCACCCTCTGTTAACAAACTGgtgtatgaaaatataaatgggTTATCTATCCCTAGTGCCTCAGGGGTCAGGAGAGGTCGTCTGACATCCAGCAGTACCTCAGATACCCAGAATATCAACAACTCAGCTCAGAGAAGAACTGCATTATTAAACTATGAAAATTTACCATCTTTGCCTCCTGTCTGGGAAGCCCGCAAGCTTAGTAGGGATGAAGATGACAATTTAGGACCAAAGACCCCATCTCTAAATGGCTACCATAATAATCTAGATCCAATGCATAACTATGTAAATACAGAGAATGTAACAGTGCCGGCAAGTGCTCACAAAATAGAATATTCGAGGCGTCGGGACTGTACACCGACAGTCTTTAACTTTGATATCAGACGCCCAAGTTTAGAACACAGGCAGCTCAATTACATACAGGTTGACTTGGAAGGTGGCAGTGACTCTGACAACCCTCAGACTCCAAAAACACCTACCACTCCCCTTCCACAGACCCCTACCAGGCGCACAGAGCTGTACGCTGTGATAGACATCGAGAGAACTGCTGCTATGTCAAATCTGCAGAAAGCACTGCCGCGAGACGACGGTACGTCTAGGAAGACCAGACATAATAGTACTGACCTGCCCATGTGA
- the FRS2 gene encoding fibroblast growth factor receptor substrate 2 isoform X1, producing the protein MGSCCSCPDKDTVPDNHRNKFKVINVDDDGNELGSGIMELTDTELILYTRKRDSVKWHYLCLRRYGYDSNLFSFESGRRCQTGQGIFAFKCARAEELFNMLQEIMQNNSINVVEEPVVERNNHQTELEVPRTPRTPTTPGFAAQNLPNGYPRYPSFGDASSHPSSRHPSVGSARLPSVGEESTHPLLVAEEQVHTYVNTTGVQEERKNRTSVHVPLEARISNAESNTPKEEPSSIEDRDPQILLEPEGVKFVLGPTPVQKQLMEKEKLEQLGRDQVSGSGANSTEWDTGYDSDERRDAPSVNKLVYENINGLSIPSASGVRRGRLTSSSTSDTQNINNSAQRRTALLNYENLPSLPPVWEARKLSRDEDDNLGPKTPSLNGYHNNLDPMHNYVNTENVTVPASAHKIEYSRRRDCTPTVFNFDIRRPSLEHRQLNYIQVDLEGGSDSDNPQTPKTPTTPLPQTPTRRTELYAVIDIERTAAMSNLQKALPRDDGTSRKTRHNSTDLPM; encoded by the exons ATGGGTAGCTGTTGTAGCTGTCCAGATAAAGACACTGTCCCAGATAACCATCGGAACAAGTTTAAG GTCATTAATGTGGATGATGATGGGAATGAGTTAGGTTCTGGCATAATGGAACTTACAGACACAGAACTGATTTTATACACTCGCAAACGTGACTCGGTAAAATGGCACTACCTCTGCCTGCGACGCTATGGCTATGAttcaaatctcttttcttttgaaagtggCCGGAGATGTCAAACTGGACAAG GAATCTTTGCCTTTAAGTGTGCCCGTGCAGAAGAATTATTTAACATGTTGCAAGAGATTATGCAAAATAATAGTATAAATGTGGTGGAAGAGCCAGTTGTAGAAAGGAATAATCATCAGACAGAATTGGAAGTCCCCAGAACACCTCGAACACCTACAA CTCCAGGGTTTGCTGCTCAGAATTTACCTAATGGATATCCCCGATATCCCTCATTTGGAGATGCTTCATCCCATCCCTCAAGCAGACATCCTTCTGTGGGAAGTGCACGCCTGCCTTCAGTAGGTGAAGAATCTACACATCCTTTGCTTGTAGCGGAGGAGCAA gtACATACCTATGTCAACACTACAGGAGTGCAAGAAGAGCGGAAAAACCGCACAAGTGTGCATGTCCCATTGGAGGCGAGGATTTCTAATGCTGAAAGCAACACACCAAAAGAAGAACCAAGTAGTATTGAGGACAGGGACCCTCAGATTCTTCTTGAACCCGAAGGAGTCAAATTTGTCTTAGGACCAACCCCTGTTCAAAAGCAGTtgatggaaaaagagaaactggAGCAACTTGGAAGAGACCAAGTCAGTGGAAGCGGTGCCAATAGCACAGAATGGGACACTGGATATGACAGTGATGAGCGAAGAGATGCACCCTCTGTTAACAAACTGgtgtatgaaaatataaatgggTTATCTATCCCTAGTGCCTCAGGGGTCAGGAGAGGTCGTCTGACATCCAGCAGTACCTCAGATACCCAGAATATCAACAACTCAGCTCAGAGAAGAACTGCATTATTAAACTATGAAAATTTACCATCTTTGCCTCCTGTCTGGGAAGCCCGCAAGCTTAGTAGGGATGAAGATGACAATTTAGGACCAAAGACCCCATCTCTAAATGGCTACCATAATAATCTAGATCCAATGCATAACTATGTAAATACAGAGAATGTAACAGTGCCGGCAAGTGCTCACAAAATAGAATATTCGAGGCGTCGGGACTGTACACCGACAGTCTTTAACTTTGATATCAGACGCCCAAGTTTAGAACACAGGCAGCTCAATTACATACAGGTTGACTTGGAAGGTGGCAGTGACTCTGACAACCCTCAGACTCCAAAAACACCTACCACTCCCCTTCCACAGACCCCTACCAGGCGCACAGAGCTGTACGCTGTGATAGACATCGAGAGAACTGCTGCTATGTCAAATCTGCAGAAAGCACTGCCGCGAGACGACGGTACGTCTAGGAAGACCAGACATAATAGTACTGACCTGCCCATGTGA